AATTCTATgtaattcaatgaaattatatGTAATTAAATATTGATCACTTATCGTTAAAATAGTAAAAACGAAGTCAAATATATATTGACCTCAAATCGATCAAATACTAAACCATTGTATCCCACTTTTTCAGGGCCTAAAAAAGTGAGTAATATTATTCATACTATATTTTTGTACTACATTTTCATATCATCTTAAGTGGCATTTGAGGTAAAtagtttattttttgaaaaattatgataaaaaaattgtatGCGGAGATTTatcgaaaaaaagaaaattgtatgCAAAGAGTACTGACTTTTTAATATAGTAAGCTAACTACAATTTACATCATAATTTTACAATTGTATCAATTTACATCTTTTGAATATTTGAATGTACTAATATCCATTAAGTTGATGAGTTTTTCAATCAATGTGGTGCATATATAACTTACAAATCATCGCAATTACGGATTTCATAATTACCATGTCATCAACTTGATGAAGATTTAAACACTAACAAAATGGTACAAGTCAAAATCTTAGGGGGCAATACGAAAAAAATATAGAGggtgtaaaatatatatagccATAATATAATAGGATGTATGGGATGCACACCCAACAATACTTACTATAAAATGTACTTAACAATAAAATTAACATTAATTTATATCCATACCTTATCATTTACAATACAAACACCCACACATCAATGGGAGATAAAATAAAGCACACATGAAATTTACATACCACTTAAGAAACACTAAGATGTATATACATGGGtaatgctatccacacacctttaTTTACTTTTCACATACCCCTCTCAATTTTCAACTGTCTAGTCGAGTGAATTGAAGGTGATCAaaagacagaaattaacaaagggcGTGTGAATAGAACCACCCTGTCTCTTGTCTACTTAAGGCTCGACAATAATCTTTCCAGTCGCGTGTCCATCCATACTCCTAGCCCAAGCATCTTCAGCCTTGCTCAGAGAATACGTCGAGTCGATTACCGTCTTGAGCTTTCCTTCCTTCACCAACTTAACAAGATACTCCAAGTTCTCAGCCTTGACATTCAGAAACAGTGGCACCAGCTGCTTCTTCGAGAATGTGAGTTTCTTCAGTGCAAAAGTAGCAAAGGCACTTGGACTGGGAGTGATGTCTATTACCTTCCCGTTGGTGCTCAAATTAGGCTCAAAAGTTGACCAGGGGATGCCAGTTGCGCAGTGGACCACAACATCATATTTCCGACCAGATGGGCTAGTCAGAGCTGCTCCTTCTGGGGTCTTGTAGTCAAGAACCTCATCTGCCCCTAAGCTCTGGACAAATTCAATGTTACGAGCTCCACACGTGGCTGTAACATGCGTGTTACCGAGCTTTGCTAGTTGGACTGCATACTGACCCACGCCCCCAGAGGCAGCAGTAATCAATATGTTCTTTTGCTGGCCGCTTCCGTCCAGCTTGATCCCAGCAGATTCCGTGAGACACTGGTGAGCTGTGAGGCCAGCAACAGGTAAGCCTGCACCTTCAGCTGCTGAGACTTCAGGTGGCCTGGACACTATCAAGTTCTCACTAGCTTTAGTGTACTCAGCCAGTCCACCTCCATTCTATCCATACATAAGATGACAATGAAATTGAGGCACACATATAATAAATGAGTTCTAAATGTGAAACTTCTTATATGCACAATTAGATCTTCAAGACGGGGAAAAAGTAACCAAAGGAATAAGATGAACACTCACAGCATGGCTCAGAAATGTCACAACTTTGTCCCCCGGTTTGAACTTTTGCACTCCTTGTCCAACCTCTACAACCTCTCCAGCCACATCAGTAACTGTTAATATCATTAGACAAcgttaaaaacaaaaacctacCAGTCTACAAACTGAATGACATTGATAACTTAAACCATCAAACACCTCGCCTTTCAATGTAGGATAGATGAATGCCATTTTAAAAATCAAAGCACAAATTTACTTCAGAATCCAACTGATTCAAGCACcagaaaaatcattaaaaaaaaaagcaccggAAAATTCTCCCAAGATTACAAATAGCATAAAGTGTAAATGAGAAGTTTCATTGAAAACACGATATGATCCGTAAACCATTGTGCTTACTTTTCAATATTCACTTTTTAAAAAGGGTCTGTTCGGCATGCCTAGTTTTTCAATAATGTAGTAACCAATCACACCCAGTACCTTGTACAACAGTTAGCATGTTTCAGCTTATGAGACCAGTTGAATGTTGTCTAGGTATCTCAAAAATTTAACTAGCATGGTGCAGCAAACTTATTGAAAGGCGAGTAGACTACACATCAGTGGCATTACCAAACACTAATGACAAGCACTACGCTGTAATGTGAAGTGAACAAACACGTCTGAAAAGGAGCAGGTACAAACTAGAAACAGCGGGTTCTTTTGGTGAAAAAGGGGGCCTAGCCCAAACAAACTTCTACAAATCTATGCCTGGTAAGGCCAACCAAATCTTCCAATACAAAAAGAGGACGATCAATCATTCTAAAAACAGAGGCCTTGTTTGGTGTCAAGCATTGGACTGGAAGAGATAACACACTTGACTGAATGGATTTTAGAACAAAAAACCGGATGCCAGATTTCACATGTTGCCTAAGTTGAAGGTAGAAGATTGATTAGTCATAGAGGATTAAGTTATCCTTTCAATCCCCACAAAAATGGTAGAGTTAATTTTCCTCCATGACTAATCCTCCTTCTAACTTCAACTTAAACAACATATGAAAGTTGGCATCCATTTTTTCTTTGACGTACATTGAACCTAGTAAGTTATCCATTCCAACCCAATCCTAGACACCAAACGAAGGCCAAAGTTCCTACCAATACGATCAACTTCTCGTTTATAACACTACAAGTTAATCTGACTTTATAACAAACAGATCACttaaaatcttattcatttttCTGGATGCTATGATTGGACTGTCAAATTATTTACTCAGGAACTCACAAGCACATACATAATTACTGCTGGGAAAGTTCAAGATTGATTGTAACTTGTAACTTGTAAGAAAAAGAATTTGGTTAAATTCTTGCAAGCAAAGAAAGCAGAATCATTCACCAGGTATGTGAGGAAATTTTCGGGGGAAAAAAGGCCGAAGCATGCCCTTCTGAATTTTCCAATCAACTGGGTTTAGAGCAGCTGCTTCCAGTTTCAACAAAACCTCCCCCTTCTTGGGAGAGGGGACCGGAGCCTCCACATGCTGCAAAAAACAAATTACACGAATAAAATACACATAAATTCGAGAAGGAAATATCAAAGAAGGAAAAACATATGAGATAGATGTACAAAATGTTAGACCAAACAAATTTACAGAATAACAAAAGGGGAACGTACGAGATGAAGAAAGAAAAGCGATAACCTTTAAAGCAGAAGCGCCTCCGCCATAGCTGTCGTACTGTACCGCATGCATAAGCTTTGACGCCATGTTGCCGTACCCTTCTGAATCGGCAGAGACAGACGAGGGAGGATTCAGatttgtagagagagaagagggagagTGAGAGAGGGCGAGTTGCTAGATCCTTGTGGATggaatttggatcctctcctgagccgaAGGTGAGGATCCAAGGTATGTGGACCGTTAGATAAAAATctaacggttataattattataattttaaagaaaTCCCTTATTTGTAatcgttggattttcatctaaCGACCTACAATCCTTGATCAGGAAGACCCTCACCttgagctcaggagaggatcgaAATCCCTAGGATTGGGTTTTTGACAACGACACTTGGAATTATTTCAGTTTGCCACGTGTTGAACTAAGATAATCGACGGAAATAACTCTCTGGTTTATTGACTTTATTCACTtgtaaatatatcattatataaaaataaatttagagTTGGTTGGAGGGTgtggtgctttaaaaaaaaattaaaaaaatttagacaTCAAATGTGTTtagtaaaacaaaagaaaattgtttctttttcaaaattgttgtcaataacaataaaaaatagaacTATGGTCTACCATGCTACTATGCTTCttgaaaaagtttttttttttattcaaagcaTTGTGAATAGTATCTAtttaatgaaaatttcaaatgatAAGTATACTCCTGTATACtatacaaaattacaatttttatcGCTGCATTATTCTCTTTGATAATTTTTATAACACATTGAATGTTATAGTCTTTGTAATCATTTAACATGTTTACAacatttttatataaaagtttaccaaatatttaaatattattttttttgttaaaagcacttttacaaaaaaaaaatttatcaaacatttaacaactttattttacagctatttattctcacagcacaacataagtattttttttttcaaaaaacgcaacaataccaaactagcccttagTGTTAGAGCTCGCCAAGGAAGAGTAACTCGATTAGCCTATTTCATCTTACATCTATCATATTATTAATTTAAATAGATAATCAAAATCTTGTAAGTATTTATTATTTGGACAAAATTGACACCcagcaaaataataataaaattgacaGGTAACAACCCCAAGGGGTAGGTCAATGAGGGAGCAAAAGTTTAGAACTCACAACCTAAAACGTAGTTAACATTGCCAACTGTAAAACGTAGTTAACAATAAAATGAacattatttaaatccaaaccTTATCATTTACAAAACAAACACCCACACATCAAGGGGAGATATCATACAGCACAAATGAAGTTTACATACCGCTATAAAAACATTAAGGACTTGTATGTCATGGATTGTGATAACCACACCTCTTTATTTACCATTCACACATCTTACTCAATTTCCGACTGCCGGATCTAATGAATTGAAGATGATCGAAtgatgtaaataaataaataaagagcgTGTGAATAGCATCACCCTATATGTTGTTTACTTAACCTCGACAATAATCTTTCCAGTCGCGTGTCCATCTACACACCTAGCCCAAGCATCTTCAGCCTTGCTAAGAGGGTGCGTCGAGTCAATCACTGTCTTGAGCTTTCCTTCCTTCACTAACTTAACAAGATACTCCAAGTTCTCCGCCTTGGCATTCATAAGCAGTGGCACCAGCTGCTTCTTCGAGAATGTCAGTTTCTTCAGAGCAAAAGTAGCAAAAGCACTTGGACCAGGAGTGATGTCTATGACCTTCCCATTGGCGCTCAAATTAGGCTCAAAAGTTGACCAGGGGATGCCGGTTGTGCAGTGGACCACAGCATCATATTTCCGACCAGATGGGCTTGTCAGAGCTGCTCCTTCTGGGGACTTGTAGTCAAGAACCTCATCTGCCCCTAAGCTCTTGACAAATTCAATGTTACGAGCTCCACAAGTGGCTGTAACATGCGTGTTACCGAGCTTTGCTAGTTGGACGGCATACTGACCCACGCCCCCAGAGGCAGCAGTAATCAATATGTTCTTTTGCTGGCCGCTTCCGTCCAGCTTGACCCCAGCAGCTTGCGTGAGACTTTGGTGAGCTGTAATGCCAGCAACAGGTAAGCCTGCACCTTCAACTGCTGATACTTCAGGTGGCCTGGCTACTGTTAAGTTCTCACTAGCTGTAGCGTACTCAGCCAGTCCACCTCCATTCTATCCATATATGTAAGATGACAACGAAAATTGAGGCACAAATATAATCAATGAGTTCTAAACGGGAAGCTTCTTATATGCACAATTAGCTCTTCAAGACGGGGAAAAAGTAACCAAAGGAATAAGATGAACACTCACAGCATGGATCAGAAATGCCACAACTTTGTCCCCCGGTTTGAACTTTTGCACGCCTTGTCCAACCTCTACAACCTCTCCAGCCACATCCGTAGCTATTATTATCATTAGACAATGTTAACAACAAAAACCTACCAATCTAAAAACTCATAGAAATTGATAACTTACATCACCAAACAACTCGCCCTTCAATGTAGGAATAtcagaaaaatcataaaaaaaaatcaacggaAAAATCTCCCATGATTACGAATATGATAAAGTTTAACTGAGAAGTTTCATTGAAAACACGATATGATCCGTAAACCATTATGCTTACTTTTCAATATCCACTTTTTAAAAAGCGTCTCTTCGGCACGCCTAGTTTTAAAATGATGAAGTAACCAATCACACCCAGTACCTTGTTACAACAGTTGGCTTGTTGCAGCTTATAACACCAGTTGAATGTTGTCAAAGTACCTCAAAATTTAAGTAGCCCGGAGCAGGAAACTTATCGAAAAGCGAGTAGACTACACTTCAGTGGAAATACCAACCACTAATGACAAGCACTGCACTGTAATGTTAAGTGCACAAACACGTCGTAAAAGGAGGGGAACAACTAGAAAGCGGGTTCTTTTGGTGAAACCAAACAAACTTCTACAAATACATGACTGGTAAGACCAACAAAATCATCTTCCAATATACTATCTAATCTACTCGAATCGAAggctcacaaagaggatgatcGATCATTCTAAAAAGAAAGGCCTTGTTTTGTGTCAAGCATTGGACTGTATGAGATAACACACTTGACTCTATGAATGTTGAATGAAAAATTGGATGCCGGCTTTCAAATGTTGTCTAAGTTGAAGGTAGATGATTGGTTTGTCATAGACGATTAAGTTATCCTTTCTA
This genomic interval from Malus domestica chromosome 05, GDT2T_hap1 contains the following:
- the LOC103435878 gene encoding chloroplast envelope quinone oxidoreductase homolog, which translates into the protein MASKLMHAVQYDSYGGGASALKHVEAPVPSPKKGEVLLKLEAAALNPVDWKIQKGMLRPFFPRKFPHIPVTDVAGEVVEVGQGVQKFKPGDKVVTFLSHANGGGLAEYTKASENLIVSRPPEVSAAEGAGLPVAGLTAHQCLTESAGIKLDGSGQQKNILITAASGGVGQYAVQLAKLGNTHVTATCGARNIEFVQSLGADEVLDYKTPEGAALTSPSGRKYDVVVHCATGIPWSTFEPNLSTNGKVIDITPSPSAFATFALKKLTFSKKQLVPLFLNVKAENLEYLVKLVKEGKLKTVIDSTYSLSKAEDAWARSMDGHATGKIIVEP
- the LOC103435875 gene encoding chloroplast envelope quinone oxidoreductase homolog, encoding MASKLMHAVQYDSYGGGTSGLKHAEVPIPSPKKGEVLLKLEAAALNPADWKIQKGMFRPLLPRKIPHTPATDVAGEVVEVGQGVQKFKPGDKVVAFLIHANGGGLAEYATASENLTVARPPEVSAVEGAGLPVAGITAHQSLTQAAGVKLDGSGQQKNILITAASGGVGQYAVQLAKLGNTHVTATCGARNIEFVKSLGADEVLDYKSPEGAALTSPSGRKYDAVVHCTTGIPWSTFEPNLSANGKVIDITPGPSAFATFALKKLTFSKKQLVPLLMNAKAENLEYLVKLVKEGKLKTVIDSTHPLSKAEDAWARCVDGHATGKIIVEVK